The window GTAACAATCTTTCTGTTTTTGGCTTTTTTTAAAGAATTTTCCTCATCATCTATTTCCGCTAATGTTTGCGGCTCAATCCCTACAGTCGTTGACAAAGGTGGCGGTGGAACAATAGAATCCTCTGTTCTACCTTGCGATTCTTCAACTCTCGTATTATAGTCGTAATCATCATTATTTTTTACTTTTTCGAAACTCCCGCTCTCTGGGTTTCCTTTTGCGTAGACCCCCTTCATTAAAACAGTTCTGTCTGTACTGTAAATTACAGTTTCGCCATCTTTCACACCATTCTTATACTGAACTTTTTTTCTAATCTTACCATTTGGATGATAATATAATAAAGTAAGGTTCTTTGTATCATTTCTGTACTGCCTGAAATTATTATCATTTCCATATTCATCATACCAGACAATATCTCCAACGTATGCATTTTCATCTTTTTTTAAAACATAGCCTTCAAACTGTTGGGTTCCGTTGATATAAAAATCCTGAAGCAAGACCAATTCGCCCAATTCTTTCATCGGCATTAGTCTATAATAAAAGGCGTTCGACTTTGACGTTATCTTCCAGTCTTTGTCATAATAAACAAATTCTGGTTTTTGAGAAAGCAGTATTTGGGAAAATAAAAAAGCTGTAATAAGAACAATTCTTTTAATCATTTGATTCGTATTTACTCAAAAATAAGAAATTCCAGCTTCATTTGATTTTTTCTTGAAAAAGAAAATTAAATTCAACCAAAACAAAAACAACACCCCATCAAAAATAGGGGTATTTAAAATTTAATCAACTAAAACAAATAAATACTGAAAAAATATAGGGGTATTTTATTTTCGAATCATTTTTTTTGTAAATTTGCACTGCAAAACCAAACCCATTTATGTCAACTTTAAGATTCAAAGCATTAGAAACTTTACCTTTTAAGGACTTCAGAAAAGATAACTCAGTAGAAATTCCTACTAAATTATCAGAATTATTTTGTGAAAACGTATTCTCTGAAAACACAATGAGAGAATATTTAACAAAAGAAGCATTCCAATCTATTATGGATGCTATTAAAAAGGGGACAAAAATCCAAAGATTAATAGCTGACCAAGTTGCAGTAGCAATGAAAGACTGGGCAATGAGCAAAGGGGTTACCCACTACACGCACTGGTTTCAACCATTAACAGGTACAACAGCAGAAAAGCACGATTCTTTCTTCACTCCTATTGAAGGTGGTAGAGCAATCGAAAGATTCAGCGGAAACTTATTGATTCAGCAAGAACCTGATGCATCATCTTTCCCGAACGGAGGTATCAGAAACACTTTCGAAGCAAGAGGTTATACCGCATGGGACCCTACTTCTCCGGCTTTCATTATGGGAACTACTTTATGTATTCCTTCTATTTTTATCTCTTATACAGGAGAAACATTAGATTACAAAGCGCCTTTATTAAGAGCTTTGAATGCTGTAGACGAAGCTGCAACCAACGTAATGCAGTATTTCGACAAAAATGTAACAAAAGTAACTCCTACTTTAGGTTGGGAGCAAGAATATTTCCTGGTTGATTCAGCATTGTATCAATCTCGTCCGGATTTAGTTTTAACAGGTAAAACGTTATTAGGACATTCTCCTGCAAAAGGACAACAATTAGATGACCATTATTTCGGTTCAATTCCTACAAGAGTAATGAACTTCATGAAAGAGTTGGAAATCGAATGTATGAAATTGGGAATTCCGGTTACTACAAGACACAACGAGGTGGCTCCAAACCAATTTGAGTTGGCTCCAATGTTTGAAGAAGTAAACGTTGCGGTTGACCACAACTCTTTGTTGATGGACGTAATGGCAAGAATTGCTCACAGACACCATTTCCATATTTTATTCCACGAAAAACCATTCGCAGGAGTAAACGGAAGTGGAAAACACAACAACTGGTCTTTAGCAACTGACACAGGTGAAAACCTTTTAAGCCCAGGAAAAAACCCTAAGAAAAACTTACAGTTCTTAACGTTCTTCGTCAATGCTATTAAAGCTGTACATGAATATGCTGACCTTTTAAGAGCAAGTATCGCTTCTGCAAGTAATGACCACAGATTGGGCGCAAACGAAGCTCCACCGGCAATTATTTCGGTATTTATCGGAAGTCAATTGTTCAGAGTTTTAGAAGAGCTTGAAAAAGTAACAGAAGGAAAACTTTCTCCAGACGAAAAAACAGATTTAAAATTAAATGTTGTTGGAAAAATTCCTGAAATTTTGTTGGATAATACCGACAGAAACAGAACTTCTCCATTTGCATTTACAGGAAATAAATTTGAAATCAGAGCGGTAGGTTCTTCGGCAAACTGTGCAGAATCTATGACCGTTATGAACACGATTGCTGCTAAACAATTAAACGACTTCAAAATAGAAGTTGATGCTTTAATTGAAACTGGCCTTAAAAAAGACGAAGCAATCTTCAATGTATTGAGAGAATACATTAAGCAGTGTAAAAACATTATGTTTGAAGGTGACGGATATTCTGATGACTGGGCTGTAGAAGCTGAAAAAAGAGGATTAAACAACTGGAAAACAACTCCTGAAGCACTGAAGCAGGAAATGAATCAGAAATTTGTTGATCTTTACGAAGAATTAGGAATTTTCAACCACAGAGAAGTTGAAGCTAGAAACGAAATCAAATTAGAAAAATACTCTACTGTAATTGATATTGAAGCAAGAGTATTAAGTGATATCGCAAGAAACCACATTATTCCTTCTGCTTTAAAATATCAGAATAGATTGATTGAGAACGTAAAAGGTCTAAAAGAAATCTTCGGAGATAAAGAATTTAAAACATTGGCGAAAGAGCAAATGAGTTTAATTACCAACATCTCAGAAAACGTTTCTACCATTAAAGTAGGTGTAGAAGATTTGCTTAAAGCAAGAGATGCAGCAAAAGCTGTAAAAGAAAGTCAGACGCAGGCAGAAGATTACTGCAACAAAGTAAAACCACTATTTGATATTATCAGAGATGCTTCTGATGATCTTGAAATGATGGTAGATGATGAGCTTTGGCCAATGACTAAATATAGAGAAATGTTATTTACAAGATAACATCTGTAAAGTTCCATATTAGTGAGGTTCCTCGGTTTTCCGGGGAACTTTTTTTATGGTTTTTTAATACTATTTTTAAAATTTAAAAAAATAATAAAATCCGATGAATAAAGGAAAGCGAATATATTTTGTTAAAAAATCTTAATAAAAAAAAAAGCACATTTACCAAAACAGGCGCATAGCAGCTACTTTTTCTTTAACATACTGATGCATGATGTTAAAATATGTTAAAACAAGAACATGACAATAATCATATCGAGGCTGTTTTAGATGGAATCTCTACTTTTGTAGGGCTTTAGGGAAATAAATATTTCTTTTTCAACCGGAAATTAAAAAATATGAAGAAAAGAGTTTTGTTTTATTTAGTTGCTTTCGTTTCTACAATATCACTACAATCATGCGTAACTAATTACGTAGTTTCAAAACCAGCAACTTATGCTAAAGAATACAAAACAGATGCCAAACTAGCTGCAATTGACACTAAGATGGATAATGATAAAAAGTTGTTAATCAACTCTTTTATCTCTGAAAAAGCGGCAAGCCTTGCGAACGCTAAAAATTCTTTAAAAAATTCTGAAATCGCAAAAGCGATTAAACATAATAAGACCATTGATAATATTTTATCAGAAGCTTCAACGTATTTAGGAACTCCTTACAGATACGGAGGAATGACAAGAAACGGAATCGACTGTTCAGCATTTGTATTATCAGTCTTCGGAGCTGCAGCAGGCCTAACTTTACCAAGAGTGGCAGCATCTCAGTCTAAAGAAGGAGAAGCTATCGATAAAGAAAACCTTCAGAAAGGAGATTTAATTTTCTTCTCTCACGGAAAAAGAATTTCTCATGTAGGAATTGTAGAAAGCGTAACTGAAGAAGGTGAAATAAAATTTATTCATGCAGCAACATCAAAAGGGGTAATGATCTCATCACTGAATGATTCTTATTGGGGACCAAAATTTAGGTTTGCAAAAAGAGTAATTAACCAAGATGGTGAAAACTACAACAACTTAGCATCTACTAATTTTTAGTCTTAAATAATTGATTATATAAATGAAGCCATCAAATTTTGATGGCTTCAATTTTTTGTTTAATTCAAAGATAGAGCTATAAAAGTCTTTGTCATATAATTTTCGAAGCTTTAATCAGCTGTTTTTATCAATTTCTATATCGAATCGACGTAAGAGCCCATGAACTTCAGAAAGTGAAAATTTGGTCTTCTTAAGCTTATTAGATTCAGGATTAATCGTGTAATTGAACGAAGTTCTTAAATCTGCTTTCTCCATATTGGTTCTTTCGAATGTCGCTCCGCTCAAATCACAGTTTGAAAAAACAGAATTAGACAAATCAGATTCTGCAAAATCGACTTCAATTAGTTTACAATTTTTGAATAATGTTCTTTTAATTGATGTTTTGTAGAAAACAGAATTATTTAAGGCACAACCATCAAACCTGAAAGACATCCCAAACTCATTACAGTCATCGAAATGCATCCCGAACATTTTACAATCTTTAAAAATGACATCCCGAAAAGCTGTTCCCGCCAATTTGGTCATGCTTAAGTTGCAGTCAATGAATTCACAACTCGTCAATTTAAATTCAGAAAGATTTACATATTCAAAATTACAATTTCGGAAAGTACAATTTTCGTATTCTCCAGCTTCAAGAGGTTGTTGTGTAAAATTTATATTATCGAAATTATCATCAATAACGTAAGCATCTCTCATAAATTTTTATGATTTTATTTAA is drawn from Chryseobacterium muglaense and contains these coding sequences:
- a CDS encoding glutamine synthetase III family protein produces the protein MSTLRFKALETLPFKDFRKDNSVEIPTKLSELFCENVFSENTMREYLTKEAFQSIMDAIKKGTKIQRLIADQVAVAMKDWAMSKGVTHYTHWFQPLTGTTAEKHDSFFTPIEGGRAIERFSGNLLIQQEPDASSFPNGGIRNTFEARGYTAWDPTSPAFIMGTTLCIPSIFISYTGETLDYKAPLLRALNAVDEAATNVMQYFDKNVTKVTPTLGWEQEYFLVDSALYQSRPDLVLTGKTLLGHSPAKGQQLDDHYFGSIPTRVMNFMKELEIECMKLGIPVTTRHNEVAPNQFELAPMFEEVNVAVDHNSLLMDVMARIAHRHHFHILFHEKPFAGVNGSGKHNNWSLATDTGENLLSPGKNPKKNLQFLTFFVNAIKAVHEYADLLRASIASASNDHRLGANEAPPAIISVFIGSQLFRVLEELEKVTEGKLSPDEKTDLKLNVVGKIPEILLDNTDRNRTSPFAFTGNKFEIRAVGSSANCAESMTVMNTIAAKQLNDFKIEVDALIETGLKKDEAIFNVLREYIKQCKNIMFEGDGYSDDWAVEAEKRGLNNWKTTPEALKQEMNQKFVDLYEELGIFNHREVEARNEIKLEKYSTVIDIEARVLSDIARNHIIPSALKYQNRLIENVKGLKEIFGDKEFKTLAKEQMSLITNISENVSTIKVGVEDLLKARDAAKAVKESQTQAEDYCNKVKPLFDIIRDASDDLEMMVDDELWPMTKYREMLFTR
- a CDS encoding C40 family peptidase is translated as MKKRVLFYLVAFVSTISLQSCVTNYVVSKPATYAKEYKTDAKLAAIDTKMDNDKKLLINSFISEKAASLANAKNSLKNSEIAKAIKHNKTIDNILSEASTYLGTPYRYGGMTRNGIDCSAFVLSVFGAAAGLTLPRVAASQSKEGEAIDKENLQKGDLIFFSHGKRISHVGIVESVTEEGEIKFIHAATSKGVMISSLNDSYWGPKFRFAKRVINQDGENYNNLASTNF
- a CDS encoding pentapeptide repeat-containing protein, encoding MRDAYVIDDNFDNINFTQQPLEAGEYENCTFRNCNFEYVNLSEFKLTSCEFIDCNLSMTKLAGTAFRDVIFKDCKMFGMHFDDCNEFGMSFRFDGCALNNSVFYKTSIKRTLFKNCKLIEVDFAESDLSNSVFSNCDLSGATFERTNMEKADLRTSFNYTINPESNKLKKTKFSLSEVHGLLRRFDIEIDKNS